AGATTATTACACACACAGGGACAAGGCACGGGATGAATCGGTAAAGCGAAATATTGCATACGGGATATCTTCAGTATGCGTGCTTGGCCTAGGAATATCATTTTTATTTTAAACAGTCAACAGGGCTCGAAAAAGGACTCAAAATGTTGCGTATCAGATTGTTTCTTTTCCCAGCAATTGCAGGCATTTTTCCGCTTCTCATTTCATGTTCTCAAATCGAAAGCAGTGAAAAAGAGTGGAATAATCCCCTTGATCCCCAAGGAACGAACTGGTATCCCCCTAGTATCAGTGCAATGAACGACACGGTCGTAGCAATCAACGATTCTGTCCGGCTCCACGCACAGGGAGTCGACAAGAAAGAAGGGGTCATTGTCACCTATCAATGGTCCTTCGATAAAGGCACAAACTGGGAATTTGAATCGGAAGCCAACGAACCTTTTTACTACTCTTGGTCTACAGGTCAAACCGGTGAACATACAGTTTATGTTCGTGCGATTGACAATAGTCATCTTAAATCTGAAACCGACAGTTTCAAAGTTATGGTTCACAGTTATAAACCCTTTATTATATCCATGAACGATACAGTCGCCAGCCAAACAGCGTCAGTTACCTTTTCAGTATCGGCTCACGACACTAACGGAGCTATCGAAAAATATTACTGGGACATTGGCGCCGAAGGTTGGGATGACAGTACCGAATCGTCATCATTCCAGCTCTCCAATCCTGAAGGCGGTGCAGTGGAGGTGGCCTGGGCTGCGAGGGACCACGACAACCAGATGGCGCTGGATACATTTTCCGTTCTGTTTAACAGGAGTCCGCAATCAGCCGGCCTGGCATTACCGGTAAATTCGGGGGTAAACAACTATCGCACCTACGACTATCTCAGCAAAAAAGGATCGATAAATCTCGCCTTTGAAGCATCCGATCCTGATGGGGCCTCCGACACACTGGAATATGTTTTTTATCTGGGATCAAGTAAAACCAATCTTTCTAAAAAATATTCGGGCAATACCCCCTCCGTCATAATCGACAATATAGAGCCATCCAGCACCTATTACTGGAAGCTTGTTGCTACAGACCTCTATGGTGACAGTGCGGTGGGTACCGGCACTTTTTCATCACCCAACGCCCCCCCTTCCCCACCCGGCATGGCACTTATTCCTTCTGCCGGAAAGACCTTTTCGATGGGTAAACCCAAAGATAAAAGTTCTCAGTTATATGAACACACGGTTTCCTTTTCTCACAATTTCTGGATTGATTCAACAGAAGTTACCCATAAAGAATTCATGTCGGTAATGAATATAACAGATACATCAGCAGAAGATATCGTCCCGGTTACCGGCATTAACTGGTATGATGCTGTTTTGTACTGTAATTCCCTGAGCAAGCGCAATAATATTGACACAGTATATTCGTATACTTCTGTAAATGGAATTCCTGGAAACAACTGCGCCCTCGAGGGCCTGAAAACCGACCTCTCGATTCCCGGTTACCGCCTCCCTACAGAAGCCGAATGGGAATTTGCCTGCCGCGGCGGATCATCTGCAAGTCTTTACTGGGGCGCGAGCATGACCACTATGGCCGAATATGTATGGTATGAAGAAAACAGTGATGGGCCAGCTCACCCCGTGGCTTTGAAACCCGCTAACCCCTACGGCCTTTACGATATGCTTGGTAATGTCTGGGAGTGGTGTAACGACTGGTACGATTTTTATTATTATCATAACAGTCCGTCCACCGATCCTGAGGGACCGGATTCGAGCGTTGCCCGGGTCGTACGGGGGGCAAGCTGGCAAAATGATCAGTCCTTTATTGCAGCATATACCAGAGATAAAATGAGGCCGGATGCATCCGGACCGGCCCTGGGATTCCGGACCGTACTGTATCACCCCTGATTGTTGACAGATACAGAAAGAAGCAGGCCCCACTGATCATCGGTACAGTACGCACAATAAGATTCGGATTTTCACCTGGGCTCTCTGTTCACTCAATAACGTTTCTCAATAACTCATCCATGGAATAGTTCTTCTTGAACTGCCGATAACACGCATCAGCAATCTGCTCCCGCTCCTGCTCATCGGACAAATAATACAGGCAGGCGTCGACAAGATTTTCATAGGATACCATGGGGATTTCAATCTGGGGGTATGGATTGACCGGGGTGTCTTCAGAAACAACAAAACATCGATTGTTTAACAAGTAAGATATCCGTACTGCCTCGAATATTTTGGCATTGTAGTGGTGAACATTGAGAATAATTTTGGATCGGCCGACAAACTCATCACGCTGTTTGCCGTAAACCCCGAATAGTGTTTTCACCGACACGGTATCCTTTGCAGTCAGGGAATCGAGGATTTTTTTTCTCCTCTCCCCCACACTTCCGTAAAAGAGAATATCAATGTCTCTGGTGTTGCATGATGGCACCTGCTCGAGCGCGGGATGGTATCCCAGAGGAAGATGTTTTGCCCTCATACCCTGGGATTTGAGGAAAACAATATTTTCCATAGAATAGTCCCAGATATCATGAGCATGACGGAGTAGTGTTTTGACATTATCGGAAAGCAAACGTTCATTGGCGCTTATCTGTTCCAGTTGGTAAGGGATATAAGTATATTTGCCGATCACGGCATCGGCACGCAAAAGATGACCGCCCAGAATGATATTAATGTTATCTGTCGAAAGCTCGTTTATTTTTATATCGCACGATTTACCGCACGACACCAGCGAATTCTTAAGCAGAAAAGCCACTTCAAGAAAAGCGGATGCATGGGTGTATCCCCGCGGGACGATAATGCAGACTCGGTATGATTGTTTCATTGGATAGGGTTCAGGGTTTTTCGCG
This portion of the Chitinivibrionales bacterium genome encodes:
- a CDS encoding SUMF1/EgtB/PvdO family nonheme iron enzyme produces the protein MLRIRLFLFPAIAGIFPLLISCSQIESSEKEWNNPLDPQGTNWYPPSISAMNDTVVAINDSVRLHAQGVDKKEGVIVTYQWSFDKGTNWEFESEANEPFYYSWSTGQTGEHTVYVRAIDNSHLKSETDSFKVMVHSYKPFIISMNDTVASQTASVTFSVSAHDTNGAIEKYYWDIGAEGWDDSTESSSFQLSNPEGGAVEVAWAARDHDNQMALDTFSVLFNRSPQSAGLALPVNSGVNNYRTYDYLSKKGSINLAFEASDPDGASDTLEYVFYLGSSKTNLSKKYSGNTPSVIIDNIEPSSTYYWKLVATDLYGDSAVGTGTFSSPNAPPSPPGMALIPSAGKTFSMGKPKDKSSQLYEHTVSFSHNFWIDSTEVTHKEFMSVMNITDTSAEDIVPVTGINWYDAVLYCNSLSKRNNIDTVYSYTSVNGIPGNNCALEGLKTDLSIPGYRLPTEAEWEFACRGGSSASLYWGASMTTMAEYVWYEENSDGPAHPVALKPANPYGLYDMLGNVWEWCNDWYDFYYYHNSPSTDPEGPDSSVARVVRGASWQNDQSFIAAYTRDKMRPDASGPALGFRTVLYHP